CATACCTAAGCCGCCCAGCATTTCGCACCCCCGGCGACCGGCGCCGATCCCCCGCGCGAAACGCCACGCACCGCCAACCCCGACTTCACCCCATCGCCGCCATCGACACGGCAAGCCCAGCACGGTCAACGCCTCCTCACCCCACGAGGCGCACTACAATTCCACCCACCTAAGTAACTATTGAGTCACTTAGCCAAAGCAGTTACCCAAAAACGTCCGGCCAACATCCGCATGAACGTTCGTAAACCCGCTAACTTTCACCCGCGCGTATCTGACCGTCTGGAACGCGACGACACAAGCTTTCCGCACTTCCCAGAGAGCTCTCTTTTGTCCCGGATCCCAATCCCAGGACGCAATTGCCAGTCATGACCACCAATCCGTCCGTGCCCAGTTACGGCCGAACCCCTAACAGGAGGACATCTTGAAGATCGCCGTCCTTGTCAAGGAGGTTCCGGACGCCGCAGTCGAAAAGCGCCTCGATCCAGCATCGAAGCGCATCGACCGTTCCGGCGAGAAGAACCTCAACCCATTCGATACGCACGCCCTCGAGGCCGCGGTGCAGCTCAAAGAAGGCGGCGCCCCGGTTGAGGAAATCGTTGCGGTCACCATGGGACCAGACTCATCAGTCCGTACGCTGCACAAGGCAGTGTCACTGGGCGCAAACCGCTCAATCCAGCTGACCGACGACGCACTCGCCGGCTCAGACGTGAACGCCACTGGCTACGCACTCGCAAAGGTGCTCGAGTCAGAGGCACCCGACCTCGTCCTCTTGGGGCAGCAGTCGGACGACGGCGAGAATTACACGATCGGCGCAGTTGTCGCCGACCACCTGCAGTTCCCGTCACTGACCCAGGTCGTTGACCTCAAGCTTGAGGGCAACACCCTCACCATGAAGCGCCAGGCCGAGTACGGCTACGACACGGTCGAAGTTGACCTGCCGGCCGTGATCTCAGTCGGTGACGCGCTCAACGAGCCGCGCTACCCGTCGCTCAAGGACATCATGGGCGCCAAGAAGAAGCCGCTTGACACCAAGTCGGCTGCCGACGTCGGAATCGACGCCGGACAGGTCGGAGAGGCCGGTTCAAAGACCGAAGTCCTCGCGATCAACCCGCCCCCGGCGAAGGAAGCCGGCGAGCTCATCGAGGACGCAGACGCCGACGTCGACGCAACCGTCGCACGCATCGTGTCCTTCCTCGAAGAAAGGAAGCTGATCTAAATGGCAGGCATCATCGTTTACGTCCTCGGTAAGGACGGCGAATTCAACAAGAACTCGCTCGGCGCAATTTCCAAGGCAGCGCAGCTGGCCGGCGAGATCGGCGGCGAGGCGAGCGCAGTAGTCGTTGGCGAGAGCTTCGACGACGCAAAGCTTGCCGAGCTCGGCAAGTACGGCGCCGCGAAGGTCTACAAGGTCACCGGCCCGGAGGGCGTTGCCCAGCCGGTAGTCGACGCGATCGAGAAGATCGCGACCGAGAACGACATCAAGTACGCGCTGTTCGGCGGAGGCCTCCTCGGCTTCGAGATCGGTGCTGGACTGACCGCTCGCCTGAACTGGGGCGTCACCGCTGAAGCCACCGGCATCCGTGCCGAGGGTGGAAAGCTGATCGTCGAGCGTCCGGTCCTTCAGGACTCGGCCATCGTTGACGTTGCCTACAAGGGCGACGGCGGAGTGATCGTCTCGCGTCTGAACGCGTTCGAGCCCAACGACTCGATCGGCGCAGCCGGTGAAGTCGTGGACACCCCGGTTGAGTTCAAGGAGCACTCACTGCGCGCCAAGCTGGTCGCACGTGGTGTCCAGGAAGGTGCCGACGTCAACATCGAGGACGCCGACGTCATCATCGCCGGAGGCCGTGGCCTCGGCGAGGCAGCGAACTTCTCGCTGGCCGATGACCTCGCAGCATCGCTCGGTGGAACCGTTGCCGCTACCCGCGCCGTGGTTGACGCCGGTTGGTTCCCGTACGCGGGCCAGATCGGTCAGACCGGCAAGACCGTCGCACCGAAGCTGTACCTCGCGCTGGGAATCTCCGGCGCGATCCAGCACAAGGTCGGTATGCAGGCATCAGAGAACATCGTCGCGATCAACAAGGACCCGAACGCGCCGATCTTCGAATTCAGTGACCTCGGTGTCGTGGGTGACCTTCACTCCATCGCGCCGAAGCTGACCGAGGCCATCAAGGCCAAGAAGGGCGCATAGCCGATGTCCGGTCACGGCGTCAAGCCCAGCGATTACCCGCCACCTGTGGATCAGGTGGCGGAGTACGTTGGTGCTCCCACCGATCCAGAGGATGAGCGGATCGAAGTTGGCATCTGCGTAGTCGGCGGTGGACCCGCCGGCCTCGCAGCCGCCATCAAGATCATGCAGATCCTCGAGAAAGACCCTGAGCTGCTCGAGTCGCTCGGCGAGGTCCCTGTCGCCGTGATCGAAAAGGGCAAGGCCTGCGGAGCGCACAC
The genomic region above belongs to Solirubrobacterales bacterium and contains:
- a CDS encoding electron transfer flavoprotein subunit beta/FixA family protein, which codes for MKIAVLVKEVPDAAVEKRLDPASKRIDRSGEKNLNPFDTHALEAAVQLKEGGAPVEEIVAVTMGPDSSVRTLHKAVSLGANRSIQLTDDALAGSDVNATGYALAKVLESEAPDLVLLGQQSDDGENYTIGAVVADHLQFPSLTQVVDLKLEGNTLTMKRQAEYGYDTVEVDLPAVISVGDALNEPRYPSLKDIMGAKKKPLDTKSAADVGIDAGQVGEAGSKTEVLAINPPPAKEAGELIEDADADVDATVARIVSFLEERKLI
- a CDS encoding electron transfer flavoprotein subunit alpha/FixB family protein; the encoded protein is MAGIIVYVLGKDGEFNKNSLGAISKAAQLAGEIGGEASAVVVGESFDDAKLAELGKYGAAKVYKVTGPEGVAQPVVDAIEKIATENDIKYALFGGGLLGFEIGAGLTARLNWGVTAEATGIRAEGGKLIVERPVLQDSAIVDVAYKGDGGVIVSRLNAFEPNDSIGAAGEVVDTPVEFKEHSLRAKLVARGVQEGADVNIEDADVIIAGGRGLGEAANFSLADDLAASLGGTVAATRAVVDAGWFPYAGQIGQTGKTVAPKLYLALGISGAIQHKVGMQASENIVAINKDPNAPIFEFSDLGVVGDLHSIAPKLTEAIKAKKGA